One Bosea sp. 124 genomic window, ACCGAGGCCGGACGGATCGCCCGCGACCATGCCGACATCATCTTCGCCACGGGGAATGATCTACTCGGCACATTGCGCGAGAGCGGCCTGTCGCGGCATGTGCTACGCGTCGGCGCGCAGGCGACACTGTCGCGCAATTTCCAGCTCGCCTTCCTGCGCCCGATCCTGGGTCGGCCGGATGTCGAGGTCGTTTTGAAATCAGGCGCGACCCCGGAGCTCCTGCGCGCGCTCGGCGCCCATCAGCTCGATGCGGTGCTGACCAACCAGCCGCCGGCCGCCGACCCCGAGCGCGCCTTCCTCACCCACAAGCTGGCGGAGCAGCCGGTCAGCTTGGTCGGCCGTCACGATCTGGTGGCGGAGGCCGGAGGCTTCGAAAACCTTCTTGCGCGCCAGACGGTAATCCTGCCGCCGCTCCACAGCGGTCTGCGCGACGACATCGACGCGCTGGTCAACCGGACCGGTATCAGGCTGCGGATCGCCGCCGAGGTCGACGACATGGCGATGATGCGCCTTCTGGTGCGTGAAGGCATTGGCCTCGGCGTGCTCCCGCCCATCGTGATCCAGGACGAGCTTTCGCAGGGGCTTCTCGCAATCGGAGCGGCGCTGCCTGGAATTGTCGAGCGCTTCTATGCCGTAACAATCGCTCGCAGATTCCCAAACAATCTGCTGAAAGATCTTCTGTTCAGGCAGATGCAATAGAGCAGTCCGTGTCGCATATGAAATTCTGTCTCCCTTCAAATCCAGCACCTTTCGTGACGATTAAGAAGATGTGTAGTGTGCGGATGCCTTCCTTCCGGCACAGCTCGGCGATGCTTTCCTCGGCGCGCAGGCGTTGAGCATGTCCGCCGTCAGCGCCCTTGAGACAGTTTAGGGGTTTTCGGGAAGGGAGGATTTCTGGATCATCGCAGCCATTCAGGAGCGCAGATGAGACAGAAATCGGGGCCGGAGAAAGCACCGGCAGAGCAGGTCGTGATGGACATTCGCCGAGCGACGCGTCGGCAGTTCACGGCCGAAGAGAAGATCCGCATCGTGCTGGAAGGGGTGCGCGGCGAAGAGAGTATCGCCGAACTGTGCCGGCGCGAGGGGATCGCCTCATCGATGTATTACGGCTGGTCGAAGGAGTTCCTCGACGCTGGCAAGCGCCGTCTCGCCGGCGACACGGCGCGTGCGGCGACCTCCGACGAGGTGACTGCGTCGGGTGGCGCAGGCGCTGAAGGAGGCCGTGGCCGACCTGACCCTGGAAAACCGCCTGCTTAAAAAAAGCATGCTCGCGGATGGGGAAGACGACACATGAGATACCCCGCATCCGAGAAGGCCGAGATCATCCGCCTGGTCGAAGCCTCGCATCTGCCGGCGCGACGCACGGAGAACAAGCTCGGCATTCCCCGCGCCACGTTCTATCGCTGATACGATCGCTATCGCACCGGCGAGATCGAGGCACGCGCCGATCATCGCTCGCGGCCCGACCGTGTTTGGAACCGGATCCCTGAGCCGGTTCGGGACGAGATCGCTGAACTGGCGCTGCGCGAAACAGATCTCAGCCCGCGAGAGCTGGCAGTGCGCTTCACCGACGAGAAGAGTTACTTCGTCTCGGAAGCATCGGTGTATCGGCTGCTGAAGGCGCATGATCTGATCACCAGCCCGGCCCACATCGTCCTCAAGGCGGCGTCCGAGTTCAAGGACAAGACGACGGGCTCGACCAGATCACGGTCGCTCATCCACCCAGGCTGTTGAGCGACAACGGCAGTTCCTACATCTCTGCCGACCTCGCCACCTGGCTCGACGGCAAGGGCATGAAACACGTTCGTGGCGCGCCTTATCATCCCCAGACGCAAGGCAAGATTGAGCGCTGGCACCAGACCCTGAAGAACCGCATCCTGCTCGAGAATTACTATCTGCCGGACGATTTTGAACGGCAGGTCGCCGGCTTCGTCGAGCACTACAACCATGCCCGCTACCACGAGAGCCTCGGCAACCTCACGCCCGCCGATGTCTACTTCGGCCGCGGGCAGGCCATCCTCACCGAACGCGAAAGGATCAAACGACAGACCATCCACCAAAGACGCTTGCAGCATCAGCTGCAGCCCGCATAGCCTTAAACCCAGATGAGCCAGAACCTCCGTTCCTGAGAACAAAAACGGTCTCAAATTATCTGACGACGGACACCTTGATGCGATCGCGCAGCTGCTGTTGCTGCACGTCGGTCCATCACTTAAGCACTTCCGAACATTAATTCCGTCCCGCACTGGCCGCGCAGGCGTGTTACTGGTCGTCGGCGTAGCTCCGGAAGCGCGACAGGCACAATCCCGAAGGGCCCGCCGCGTGATCGGCGGGCCCCTTCTTAAACACCCGGAGATGGCCCCATAGTTTGGTCAGTCGAGCAAGTCGGCCGGCACCTTTCCACCGTTCTCGGACAACTTTTTGATGACAGCTTTGTGAAGCCAAATGTTCATGGTCGCGCTGTCGTTCGTATCGCCCGTGTAGCCAAGTTCATGCGCGAGCTCTTTGCGTGCAGTCAGACTGCTGTCGATCTTGAGCGCCTTTAGCAGGTCGACGATAGAGGTCTTCC contains:
- a CDS encoding LysR family transcriptional regulator, with product MSGLNYNHLRYFWMVAREGHLGRAAQRLNLTQSALSVQIKRLEGQLGHRLFERAGRGLLLTEAGRIARDHADIIFATGNDLLGTLRESGLSRHVLRVGAQATLSRNFQLAFLRPILGRPDVEVVLKSGATPELLRALGAHQLDAVLTNQPPAADPERAFLTHKLAEQPVSLVGRHDLVAEAGGFENLLARQTVILPPLHSGLRDDIDALVNRTGIRLRIAAEVDDMAMMRLLVREGIGLGVLPPIVIQDELSQGLLAIGAALPGIVERFYAVTIARRFPNNLLKDLLFRQMQ